Proteins encoded together in one Oxalobacteraceae sp. CFBP 8761 window:
- a CDS encoding enoyl-CoA hydratase family protein, with protein sequence MHDLAGNPTGLTGYVAQHVGLVLDPATRVATVTLDRPERKNPLTFAAYAELRDLFRALAYADDVKAVVLTGAGENFCSGGDVHEIIGPLTQLDMPGLLAFTRMTGDLVKAMRACPQPIVAAVDGVCAGAGAILALASDIRYATARSRTAFLFTRVGLAGCDMGACALLPRVIGQGRAAELLYTGRSMDGEEGERWGFFNRLCAPGDVLAEAQAFAAQLAAGPTFAHGMTKKMLQQEWNMGVDEAIEAEAQAQAICMMTQDFQRAYQAFVGKQRPQFEGN encoded by the coding sequence ATGCATGATCTAGCGGGCAATCCAACGGGGCTGACCGGCTACGTGGCGCAGCACGTCGGCTTGGTGCTTGACCCGGCGACGCGGGTAGCAACCGTGACGCTCGACCGGCCCGAGCGCAAGAATCCGCTCACGTTCGCCGCCTACGCCGAGCTGCGTGACCTGTTTCGCGCGCTGGCATATGCCGACGACGTCAAGGCGGTCGTGCTCACCGGCGCGGGCGAAAATTTCTGTTCGGGCGGCGACGTGCACGAGATCATCGGACCGCTGACGCAACTGGACATGCCGGGCCTGCTGGCCTTCACCCGCATGACGGGGGACCTCGTGAAAGCGATGCGCGCCTGTCCGCAACCGATCGTCGCGGCGGTGGATGGGGTATGCGCCGGCGCCGGTGCCATCCTGGCGCTGGCCTCGGACATCCGCTATGCCACGGCGCGCAGCCGCACCGCCTTTCTATTTACGCGCGTGGGCCTGGCCGGCTGCGACATGGGCGCCTGCGCCTTGCTGCCGCGCGTGATCGGCCAGGGCCGCGCGGCCGAATTGCTGTACACCGGCCGCTCGATGGATGGCGAAGAGGGCGAGCGCTGGGGCTTCTTCAATCGCTTGTGCGCACCGGGCGACGTCCTCGCCGAGGCGCAGGCGTTTGCCGCGCAGCTGGCGGCCGGCCCGACGTTCGCGCACGGCATGACCAAGAAAATGCTGCAGCAGGAATGGAATATGGGCGTGGACGAAGCCATCGAGGCCGAGGCACAGGCTCAGGCCATCTGCATGATGACGCAGGATTTCCAGCGCGCCTACCAGGCGTTCGTGGGCAAACAGCGGCCGCAGTTCGAGGGCAACTGA
- a CDS encoding bifunctional salicylyl-CoA 5-hydroxylase/oxidoreductase: MNIVCVGGGPAGLYAGLLMKLRDPRRTVTVVERNQPGDTFGWGVVFSDQTLGNLALADAPSAHAIEGAFNRWDAIDVQIGGATVTSHGHGFCGIARKRLLGILQARCKEAGVALVFDTDVTDEVALARRHDADLVVAADGVHSAIRTRHAAVFQPDIQEGRCRYVWLGTRRHFAAFTFAFEATEHGWFQAHAYQYDDQNATFIVETLESTWRASGLADMDAASTLAFCERLFARVLGGAPLLTQASRGGAAMWHRFARLICREWVGALDVDGRRVPLVLLGDAAHTAHFSIGSGTKLALEDAIALAAELPAEPGDGIEAALARYQAARVIDVSKLQSAARNSTEWFENVARYSAMPVDGFAYSLLTRSQRLSHENLRLRDPAYIQGFERRFAVQAAAQAGVAAPAVSTPPMFTPLRVRDVLLKNRVVVSPMAQYACVDGVAGDFHLTHLGARALGGAGLVLAEMTCVSADARITPRCPGLYLPEHTQAWARIVDFVHAASDAKIGIQLGHAGAKGSTRPMWEGIDQPLAHGNWPLVAASPQQYLAGVSQVARQASEADMAQIEADFVRATLAASEAGFDWLELHCAHGYLLSGFISPLTNQRPDAYGGSLENRCRFPLRVFAAVRAAWPAHLPISVRISSHDWVDGGITPMDAVEIARLFRAAGADMIDCSSGQVSKAEQPVYGRMYQTPFSDRIRNEADIATIAVGGISEADHVNSIIAAGRADLCAVGRPHLANPAWTLSEAARIGYTGAAWPRQYVPGKQQLERNLARGRPNT; this comes from the coding sequence ATGAACATCGTCTGCGTCGGTGGCGGGCCGGCCGGTCTGTACGCCGGTCTGCTCATGAAACTGCGCGACCCGAGGCGCACCGTCACGGTCGTCGAGCGCAACCAGCCCGGCGACACGTTCGGCTGGGGCGTCGTGTTTTCGGACCAGACGCTGGGCAATCTGGCGCTGGCCGACGCGCCCAGCGCGCACGCCATCGAGGGCGCGTTCAACCGCTGGGATGCAATCGACGTGCAGATCGGCGGCGCCACCGTCACTTCGCATGGCCATGGTTTTTGCGGCATCGCGCGCAAGCGCCTGCTCGGCATCCTGCAGGCGCGCTGCAAAGAAGCCGGCGTGGCGCTCGTGTTCGATACCGACGTGACGGACGAGGTGGCGCTGGCGCGCCGCCATGACGCCGATCTGGTGGTGGCTGCCGACGGCGTGCACAGCGCGATCCGCACGCGCCATGCCGCCGTGTTCCAGCCTGACATTCAGGAGGGGCGATGCCGCTACGTGTGGCTTGGCACCCGGCGCCACTTCGCCGCGTTCACGTTCGCCTTTGAAGCGACCGAACATGGCTGGTTTCAGGCCCACGCATATCAATACGATGACCAGAATGCGACCTTCATCGTCGAGACGCTGGAGTCGACCTGGCGCGCCAGCGGCCTGGCCGACATGGACGCAGCAAGCACGCTGGCGTTTTGCGAGCGCCTGTTTGCCCGTGTTCTTGGCGGCGCGCCGCTCCTGACGCAGGCCAGCCGTGGCGGCGCCGCCATGTGGCACCGCTTTGCGCGTTTGATCTGCCGCGAGTGGGTGGGTGCGCTTGACGTCGATGGCCGGCGCGTGCCGCTGGTGTTGCTGGGCGACGCCGCGCACACGGCGCATTTCTCCATCGGCTCGGGCACCAAACTGGCGCTGGAAGACGCCATTGCGCTGGCTGCCGAACTGCCGGCCGAGCCGGGCGACGGCATCGAGGCCGCGCTGGCGCGCTATCAGGCAGCGCGCGTGATCGACGTGAGCAAGCTGCAAAGCGCGGCGCGCAATTCGACCGAGTGGTTCGAGAATGTGGCCCGCTACAGTGCCATGCCGGTCGATGGTTTCGCCTACTCGCTGCTCACGCGCAGCCAGCGCCTGTCGCACGAAAACCTGCGCCTGCGCGACCCCGCCTATATACAAGGTTTCGAACGCCGCTTTGCCGTTCAGGCGGCAGCGCAGGCCGGCGTGGCCGCGCCAGCGGTGTCCACGCCGCCGATGTTTACGCCACTGCGGGTGCGCGACGTGCTGCTCAAGAACCGCGTGGTCGTCTCGCCGATGGCGCAGTACGCGTGCGTCGATGGCGTGGCGGGCGACTTTCACCTGACCCATCTCGGCGCACGCGCGCTGGGTGGGGCCGGCCTTGTTCTGGCCGAAATGACCTGCGTGTCGGCCGACGCGCGCATCACGCCGCGCTGCCCCGGGCTGTACCTGCCCGAACACACGCAGGCCTGGGCCCGCATCGTCGACTTCGTGCATGCGGCAAGCGACGCGAAAATTGGCATCCAGCTGGGGCACGCGGGTGCCAAGGGCTCAACCCGGCCGATGTGGGAAGGGATCGACCAGCCGCTCGCGCACGGCAACTGGCCGCTCGTGGCGGCGTCGCCCCAGCAATACCTGGCCGGCGTGTCGCAGGTGGCGCGCCAGGCAAGCGAGGCCGACATGGCGCAGATCGAAGCCGATTTCGTGCGCGCCACGTTGGCCGCCAGCGAGGCAGGCTTCGACTGGCTCGAACTGCATTGCGCGCACGGTTACCTGCTCTCGGGTTTCATCTCGCCGCTGACCAACCAGCGCCCTGATGCTTACGGTGGCAGTCTTGAGAACCGCTGCCGCTTTCCACTGCGCGTGTTTGCCGCCGTGCGCGCGGCCTGGCCGGCGCACCTGCCGATCAGCGTGCGCATCTCAAGCCATGACTGGGTCGATGGCGGGATCACCCCGATGGACGCCGTCGAGATCGCGCGCCTGTTTCGCGCCGCCGGCGCCGACATGATCGACTGCTCGTCCGGGCAGGTGAGCAAGGCCGAGCAACCCGTGTATGGCCGCATGTACCAGACGCCGTTTTCGGACCGCATCCGCAACGAGGCAGACATCGCGACGATCGCCGTCGGTGGTATCAGCGAGGCCGACCACGTCAACAGCATCATCGCCGCCGGCCGCGCTGATCTGTGCGCGGTGGGGCGCCCGCACCTGGCCAATCCCGCGTGGACGCTGAGCGAGGCGGCGCGCATCGGCTACACTGGCGCCGCGTGGCCGCGCCAGTACGTCCCTGGCAAGCAGCAACTCGAGCGCAATCTGGCGCGCGGGCGGCCAAACACGTGA
- a CDS encoding RidA family protein, which yields MKFLQPPGWPRPKGYANGVVARGRQVHVSGMVGWTPAGRFETDDFVGQSRQALANIVAVLREAGAGPEHIVRMTWYVLDKREYLDAGPALGAAYRDVIGRHYPAMTAVQVAGLMEDRARVEIEVTAIIPD from the coding sequence ATGAAATTCTTGCAGCCGCCTGGTTGGCCGCGTCCGAAAGGCTACGCCAATGGCGTCGTCGCGCGCGGCCGGCAGGTGCATGTCAGCGGGATGGTTGGCTGGACGCCGGCAGGCCGGTTCGAGACGGATGATTTCGTCGGGCAGTCGCGCCAGGCGCTTGCCAATATCGTGGCCGTGCTGCGCGAAGCCGGCGCCGGCCCGGAACACATCGTACGCATGACATGGTATGTGCTCGACAAGCGCGAATATCTCGATGCCGGGCCGGCACTGGGCGCAGCCTACCGCGACGTCATCGGCCGCCATTATCCGGCGATGACGGCGGTGCAGGTGGCGGGCCTGATGGAAGACCGCGCGCGGGTGGAGATCGAGGTCACTGCGATCATTCCGGATTGA
- a CDS encoding acyl-CoA dehydrogenase family protein: protein MMEPDVLDWPFFDAHHGVLARELDAWAAANLADAHGTDVDAVCRALVTRLGQGGWLRHAVAGVEHGGAQAAIDTRAICLIREILARHAGLADFAFAMQGLGSGAISLFGSAAQRQHWLPRVADGSAIAAFALSEPAAGSDVAALQCAARRDGDAWVLDGEKTWISNGGIADFYVVFARTGDAVERSACGISAFIVDAATPGLEVAERINVIAPHPLARLCFNGCRVPAGCLVGGEGDGFKVAMATLDVFRTSVAAAALGFARRAMAEALAHAQARPMFGKLLADFQLTQARLAQMALEIDAAALLTYRAAWLRDSGKRVTKEAAMAKLAATESAQRVIDGAVQLFGGQGVQRGQVVEGLYREIRALRIYEGASEVQLLIIARELLAPQH from the coding sequence CTGATGGAACCCGATGTCCTCGACTGGCCATTTTTCGATGCGCACCATGGCGTGCTGGCGCGTGAGCTCGACGCCTGGGCCGCGGCGAATCTGGCCGATGCGCACGGAACCGATGTCGACGCCGTCTGCCGCGCGCTGGTCACGAGGCTGGGACAGGGCGGCTGGCTGCGCCACGCCGTGGCTGGCGTCGAGCATGGCGGCGCACAGGCCGCCATCGACACCCGCGCCATTTGCCTGATCCGCGAAATCCTTGCGCGCCACGCCGGGCTGGCCGATTTTGCGTTCGCGATGCAGGGCCTGGGCAGCGGGGCGATCTCGCTGTTCGGCAGCGCTGCGCAGCGTCAACACTGGCTGCCGCGTGTGGCCGACGGCAGCGCGATCGCCGCCTTTGCGCTGTCCGAGCCTGCCGCCGGCTCCGACGTCGCGGCGCTGCAATGTGCGGCGCGCCGCGACGGCGATGCCTGGGTGCTCGATGGCGAAAAAACCTGGATCTCGAATGGCGGCATCGCCGACTTCTACGTCGTGTTCGCACGCACGGGCGATGCGGTCGAACGCAGCGCGTGCGGCATCTCGGCCTTCATCGTCGATGCGGCCACACCGGGCCTCGAGGTCGCCGAGCGCATCAATGTGATCGCGCCGCATCCGCTGGCGCGCCTCTGCTTCAACGGTTGCCGGGTGCCGGCCGGTTGCCTGGTTGGCGGCGAGGGCGACGGCTTCAAGGTGGCGATGGCCACCCTCGACGTGTTTCGCACGTCGGTGGCGGCAGCGGCATTGGGCTTCGCGCGGCGCGCCATGGCCGAAGCACTGGCGCATGCGCAGGCGCGCCCCATGTTCGGCAAGCTGCTGGCCGACTTCCAGCTCACGCAGGCCCGACTGGCGCAGATGGCGCTGGAGATCGACGCCGCCGCGCTGCTGACTTACCGCGCGGCGTGGCTGCGCGACAGCGGCAAGCGCGTCACAAAAGAAGCGGCAATGGCCAAGCTGGCCGCAACCGAATCGGCGCAGCGCGTGATCGACGGCGCGGTGCAGCTGTTTGGCGGGCAGGGCGTGCAACGGGGCCAGGTCGTCGAAGGCCTGTACCGCGAGATCCGCGCGCTGCGCATCTACGAGGGAGCCAGCGAAGTGCAGCTCCTGATCATCGCGCGCGAACTGCTCGCGCCGCAACACTGA
- a CDS encoding SRPBCC family protein, which produces MNESNDQGNNAGKWIGAAVAGALLMYAFDPDRGPKRRARAKGALRDARHRGADKLEHALHTAGERFDSARERAESVYLRAGARLAGAAHAAGDRLAEASHETRDRLERARGRLAEASYDARDRASHAADYARDRVSHAADTARDRVSQAADTARTAAARAADDARDYADDVRSRAHHVANDARDRANYAADKARSSASDAADKARSNADDAADRARERADIARENLAHAAHSAGNGARARANDVGNQVREWTDHLTQAFGSRGPTLTNSALLGTSALSIVGLARRSPAVALLGLGALAVLLRSDRGRNLVDSLRHRGEASRVEVENSVFIDASPREVFDAWADVENFPRFMSHVTEVRDLGHRRSHWVVRGPAGMEYAWNAVMTEQSRPDRLSWRSEPGSEIEQDGSVTFESVNGGTRATVRISYAPPAGALGHGVARMLGVDPQRQMDDDLAEMKAFIERGGARGAGRR; this is translated from the coding sequence ATGAACGAATCGAACGATCAGGGAAACAACGCAGGTAAATGGATTGGCGCCGCAGTGGCTGGCGCCCTGCTGATGTATGCATTCGACCCAGACCGCGGCCCGAAACGCCGTGCACGCGCCAAGGGCGCACTGCGCGACGCGCGTCACCGCGGCGCCGACAAACTCGAGCACGCGCTGCATACTGCCGGCGAGCGCTTCGACTCGGCGCGCGAGCGTGCCGAATCGGTCTACCTGCGCGCCGGCGCGCGCCTGGCCGGCGCCGCCCACGCTGCCGGTGACCGCCTGGCCGAGGCATCGCACGAAACGCGCGACCGCCTCGAACGCGCGCGCGGCCGCCTGGCCGAAGCATCGTACGATGCACGCGACCGCGCCTCGCACGCTGCGGACTATGCCCGTGACCGCGTATCGCATGCTGCCGACACGGCGCGTGACCGCGTGTCGCAAGCTGCCGACACGGCCCGCACCGCCGCCGCCCGCGCCGCCGACGATGCACGTGACTACGCCGACGACGTCCGCTCGCGCGCGCACCACGTCGCCAACGACGCACGTGACCGCGCCAACTACGCTGCCGACAAGGCGCGCAGCAGCGCCAGTGACGCTGCCGACAAGGCCCGCAGCAACGCCGATGACGCTGCCGACCGCGCACGCGAACGCGCCGACATCGCCCGTGAAAACCTGGCACATGCCGCGCACAGCGCCGGTAACGGGGCCCGTGCCCGCGCCAACGACGTGGGTAACCAGGTACGCGAATGGACCGATCACCTGACGCAGGCCTTCGGCTCGCGCGGCCCGACGCTGACCAACTCGGCGCTGCTGGGCACCAGCGCGCTGAGCATCGTCGGCCTGGCGCGCCGTTCGCCGGCCGTCGCCCTGCTGGGCCTGGGCGCGCTGGCAGTGCTGCTGCGCAGTGACCGTGGCCGCAACCTGGTCGACTCGCTGCGTCACCGCGGCGAAGCAAGCCGGGTCGAAGTCGAGAACAGCGTCTTCATCGATGCATCGCCACGTGAAGTGTTCGATGCGTGGGCCGACGTGGAAAACTTCCCGCGCTTCATGTCGCACGTGACCGAAGTGCGTGACCTCGGCCACCGCCGTTCGCACTGGGTCGTGCGCGGCCCGGCCGGCATGGAATACGCATGGAACGCGGTCATGACCGAGCAATCGCGTCCGGATCGCCTGTCGTGGCGCAGCGAGCCGGGTTCGGAAATCGAACAGGACGGCAGCGTCACGTTCGAGTCGGTCAATGGCGGCACGCGTGCGACGGTGCGCATCAGCTACGCACCACCAGCGGGCGCGCTGGGCCACGGCGTGGCACGCATGCTGGGCGTCGATCCGCAGCGTCAGATGGATGACGACCTGGCGGAGATGAAAGCGTTCATCGAACGCGGTGGTGCGCGTGGCGCAGGCCGCCGCTAA
- a CDS encoding EAL domain-containing protein, producing MPIPPDDIAQWRIKVFTTILPIVVALGFVAALPSIPLLISKGKWPVIVMDVVALAWLLAIWRFDRVSHTARVLNFIAMLFLVSVGLLFSVGPVGLVYLTALPAMAVILLGMRQALIILALGAACVLLLGVNGKVHLYVPGLEQNGLASAIVVVINFCCVGALITITSGTLLKGLAQSLLEARTAAAGLEAGQLRLHAVNDELRLTAAAVARLNDMVMIARMVDVPGAEQPIIFANDALLRHTGYTREEIIGRSVRMLEGPDTDQETVRRVITAVMHKEAASAEMVLYTKHGTPYWVEAEMVPFSGDNGAITHWLIVSRDVTERRNAADAIHRLAFYDVLTGLPNRRLLMERLDMAVARARTGGSMAAVLYVDIDNFKTVNDARGHAIGDQLLKIVADRLVAMTGDDGCVARLGGDEFVVLLDALGQHAGRATDRALAVAERIRAALADKIVIDAQRYYATSSIGVALTASANAQQTVHDLLREADTAMYHAKSRGRNGVALFEPGMLSDAEGRLTLERDLGQALENGELSLHLQLQVDGARVPSGAELLMRWRRKDGSSVPPDVFIPVAESSGLIVALGDWVLREACLAWHVLDRAGHRFPLSVNVSPMQFRQHDFVTRVEAILHETGVPPGQLIFEITEGLLVDRLDQTIERMHALAALGIRISIDDFGTGYSSLSYLTRMPLYELKIDKSFIRDTPHDKNGTAIVQSILAMAGHLGLRVVAEGVETSAQAEYLAAHGNACMQGYLFHRPMPLEALLAELQAAPQASLSAA from the coding sequence ATGCCAATTCCTCCAGATGACATCGCGCAATGGCGCATCAAGGTGTTTACCACCATCCTGCCGATCGTCGTGGCGCTGGGATTTGTCGCCGCCCTTCCCAGCATCCCGCTGCTCATCAGCAAGGGCAAATGGCCGGTCATTGTCATGGACGTGGTGGCGCTGGCATGGCTGCTGGCCATCTGGCGCTTCGACCGCGTGTCGCACACGGCACGCGTTCTCAATTTCATTGCGATGCTGTTCCTGGTGTCCGTCGGCCTGCTGTTTTCAGTGGGGCCGGTTGGCCTGGTGTACCTGACAGCCCTGCCCGCAATGGCCGTCATCCTGCTCGGCATGCGCCAGGCCCTCATCATCCTGGCCCTGGGCGCTGCCTGCGTCCTGCTGCTTGGCGTGAACGGCAAGGTGCACCTGTATGTCCCCGGTCTGGAGCAGAATGGCCTGGCATCGGCAATCGTCGTCGTCATCAACTTCTGCTGCGTCGGCGCATTGATCACGATCACCAGCGGTACCCTGCTCAAGGGACTGGCACAATCGCTCCTCGAAGCGCGCACCGCTGCCGCCGGTCTGGAAGCGGGCCAGTTGCGCCTGCACGCCGTCAACGACGAACTGCGCCTGACGGCAGCCGCAGTCGCGCGCCTGAACGACATGGTCATGATCGCGCGCATGGTCGACGTGCCCGGCGCCGAGCAGCCGATCATTTTTGCCAACGACGCCCTGCTGCGCCACACCGGCTACACCCGCGAAGAAATCATCGGGCGCAGCGTACGCATGCTCGAAGGACCGGACACTGACCAGGAGACGGTCAGGCGTGTCATCACGGCCGTGATGCACAAGGAAGCCGCCAGTGCCGAAATGGTCCTGTACACGAAACATGGCACGCCGTACTGGGTAGAGGCCGAGATGGTGCCGTTCTCCGGCGACAACGGCGCGATCACGCACTGGCTGATTGTCAGCCGCGACGTGACGGAGCGGCGCAACGCCGCCGACGCGATCCACCGCCTTGCGTTCTACGACGTGCTGACCGGCCTGCCGAACCGGCGCCTGCTGATGGAGCGGCTCGACATGGCGGTGGCCAGGGCCCGCACGGGCGGGTCGATGGCTGCCGTGCTGTACGTCGACATCGACAACTTCAAGACCGTCAACGATGCACGCGGCCACGCCATTGGCGACCAGTTGCTCAAGATTGTGGCCGATCGCCTGGTGGCGATGACGGGCGACGACGGCTGCGTGGCACGCCTGGGCGGGGACGAATTCGTCGTCCTGCTCGACGCGCTGGGACAGCATGCGGGCCGGGCCACCGACCGCGCGCTGGCCGTGGCCGAGCGGATCCGGGCTGCGCTGGCCGACAAGATCGTCATCGACGCCCAGCGTTACTACGCCACCAGCAGCATCGGCGTCGCGCTCACCGCATCCGCCAACGCGCAGCAGACCGTGCACGACCTGCTGCGCGAGGCCGACACCGCGATGTACCACGCGAAGTCGCGCGGCCGCAATGGCGTGGCGCTGTTCGAACCGGGCATGCTGTCCGACGCCGAAGGCCGCCTGACGCTCGAGCGCGATCTGGGCCAGGCGCTCGAGAACGGCGAACTGTCGCTGCACCTGCAGCTGCAGGTCGACGGCGCACGCGTGCCGAGCGGCGCCGAACTGCTGATGCGCTGGCGCCGCAAGGACGGCAGCAGCGTGCCGCCCGACGTCTTCATCCCGGTGGCCGAATCGAGTGGCCTGATCGTGGCGCTGGGCGACTGGGTGCTGCGCGAAGCGTGCCTGGCCTGGCACGTGCTGGACCGCGCCGGCCACCGCTTCCCGCTGTCGGTCAACGTCAGCCCGATGCAGTTCCGCCAGCACGACTTCGTCACGCGGGTCGAAGCGATCCTGCACGAGACGGGCGTGCCGCCCGGCCAGCTGATCTTCGAGATCACCGAAGGCTTGCTGGTCGATCGCCTCGACCAGACCATCGAGCGGATGCATGCGCTGGCCGCTCTCGGGATCCGCATCTCGATCGACGATTTCGGTACCGGCTATTCGAGCCTGTCGTACCTGACCCGGATGCCGCTGTACGAACTGAAGATCGACAAGAGCTTCATCCGCGACACCCCGCACGACAAGAACGGCACCGCCATCGTGCAATCGATCCTGGCGATGGCCGGCCACTTGGGCCTGCGCGTCGTGGCCGAAGGCGTCGAGACGTCGGCCCAGGCCGAGTACCTGGCCGCGCACGGCAACGCCTGCATGCAGGGCTACCTGTTCCACCGGCCAATGCCGCTCGAGGCGTTGCTGGCCGAACTGCAGGCTGCGCCCCAGGCCAGTTTGTCCGCTGCCTGA
- a CDS encoding response regulator, which produces MSKSSGRFRLNSLRSRLMLLVLLAITPIAIVTVLGGLREREAAIRATEDNLKRLTALAAANEAQSIDRARQILVDLASVPDLMGDTAGCNALLANVLDRNELYVNFGLIQLNGDVSCSAVPMVHPVNLGDRSHFKRAVAERRFIAGDYVFGRVIRRHTINLTYPVTDRDGKVVAVVFAAMDLAGLDTFVNDISLPAGSILETADATGKLISRRPDPEQWFGKRVPAPLFAAMRGPHDSARVIQGEDGVERLHAFARVGPPTLSDYTVTIGVPTETITRVAREAQLMSLLGLGLTTILALLAAWLAGDKLIVRRVRKLMTVARRIAAGELDARTGIGSNSEEIGRLAAALDEMAEHLQQKEAQRSLAERELRAADQRKDEFLAMLAHELRNPLAPISTGAHLLKLLHSDNAQITQTCAIIARQVEHMTSLVDDLLDVSRVTRGLVTLSTQILDLRKVVDDAAEQIRPLMLARRHKVVLDMPPQPANVKGDHKRLVQVVANLLGNATKYTPEGGHITLQLAQQGETWIIDVTDDGIGMDARLVERVFDLFTQAERTPDRSQGGLGLGLALARSLVELHGGSVGAMSAGPGLGSTFTVRLPCYAQAIPAGPAAAPLASSASAVGPLRILVVDDNLDAAQTLSLFLRASGHTVEVVYCALDAIDVAAVFAPQVCLLDIGLPDIDGNELARRLRALPGMENAMLIAATGYGRQQDREQARQAGFDHYLVKPLNTLQLSDILVQAGAH; this is translated from the coding sequence ATGAGCAAGTCATCCGGACGTTTTCGCCTTAACAGCCTGCGCAGCAGGCTGATGCTGCTGGTGCTGCTGGCCATCACGCCGATCGCCATCGTCACCGTGCTGGGGGGCCTGCGCGAACGCGAAGCCGCGATCCGCGCGACCGAAGACAACCTCAAACGCCTGACGGCGCTGGCCGCGGCGAATGAAGCGCAGTCGATCGACCGCGCGCGCCAGATCCTGGTCGACCTGGCCAGCGTGCCGGACCTGATGGGCGACACGGCTGGCTGCAATGCACTGCTGGCCAATGTCCTCGACCGCAACGAACTGTATGTCAATTTCGGCCTCATCCAGCTCAATGGCGACGTCAGCTGCAGCGCGGTGCCGATGGTGCACCCGGTGAACCTGGGTGATCGCAGCCACTTCAAGCGCGCCGTGGCCGAACGCCGCTTCATCGCCGGCGACTATGTGTTCGGGCGTGTGATCCGCCGTCACACGATCAACCTGACCTATCCCGTCACCGACCGCGACGGCAAGGTAGTGGCGGTGGTGTTTGCCGCAATGGACCTGGCGGGCCTGGACACCTTCGTCAACGACATCAGCCTGCCGGCCGGTTCGATCCTCGAGACGGCCGATGCCACCGGCAAGCTGATTTCACGCCGCCCCGATCCCGAGCAATGGTTCGGCAAACGTGTGCCCGCCCCGCTGTTTGCGGCGATGCGCGGCCCGCATGACAGCGCCCGCGTGATCCAGGGCGAGGATGGCGTCGAGCGCCTGCACGCATTTGCGCGCGTCGGGCCGCCGACGCTGTCCGATTACACGGTGACGATCGGCGTGCCGACCGAAACCATCACGCGCGTGGCGCGGGAGGCGCAGCTGATGTCGCTGCTCGGCCTGGGCCTGACGACCATCCTGGCCCTGCTGGCGGCCTGGCTGGCGGGCGACAAGCTGATTGTCCGGCGCGTGCGCAAGCTGATGACGGTGGCGCGCCGGATCGCCGCCGGCGAACTCGATGCCCGCACCGGCATCGGGTCGAACAGCGAGGAAATCGGCCGGCTGGCCGCGGCCCTGGACGAGATGGCCGAGCACCTGCAGCAAAAAGAAGCCCAGCGCAGCCTGGCCGAGCGCGAACTGCGCGCGGCCGACCAGCGCAAGGACGAATTTCTCGCGATGCTGGCGCACGAACTGCGCAACCCGCTCGCGCCGATCAGCACCGGCGCCCATCTGCTCAAGCTGCTGCATTCGGACAATGCGCAGATCACGCAGACCTGCGCGATCATCGCGCGCCAAGTCGAGCACATGACGAGCCTGGTCGACGACCTGCTGGACGTCTCGCGCGTGACGCGCGGGCTGGTGACGCTGTCGACCCAGATCCTCGACCTGCGCAAGGTGGTCGACGACGCGGCCGAGCAGATTCGCCCGCTGATGCTGGCCCGCCGCCACAAGGTGGTACTCGACATGCCGCCGCAACCGGCAAACGTCAAGGGCGACCACAAGCGCCTGGTGCAGGTCGTCGCCAACCTGCTGGGCAACGCGACCAAGTACACGCCCGAGGGCGGCCACATCACCCTGCAGCTGGCGCAGCAGGGCGAGACGTGGATCATCGACGTGACCGACGACGGCATCGGCATGGATGCACGTCTCGTCGAGCGCGTGTTCGATCTGTTCACCCAGGCCGAGCGCACGCCGGACCGGTCGCAGGGGGGCCTGGGACTGGGCCTGGCGCTGGCCCGCAGCCTCGTCGAACTGCATGGCGGCAGCGTCGGCGCAATGAGTGCCGGTCCGGGCCTGGGCAGCACGTTCACGGTGCGCCTGCCGTGCTATGCCCAAGCGATCCCGGCCGGGCCGGCCGCAGCGCCGCTGGCCAGCAGCGCCAGCGCCGTCGGCCCCTTGCGCATCCTCGTGGTGGACGACAATCTCGACGCCGCCCAGACGCTGAGCCTGTTTTTGCGCGCAAGTGGGCACACGGTGGAAGTGGTCTACTGCGCGCTGGATGCAATCGACGTCGCCGCCGTGTTTGCCCCACAGGTCTGCCTGCTCGACATCGGACTGCCTGACATCGACGGCAACGAACTGGCGCGGCGCCTGCGTGCCTTGCCCGGGATGGAGAACGCCATGCTCATCGCGGCGACCGGTTATGGCCGCCAGCAAGACCGCGAACAGGCCCGCCAGGCCGGGTTCGACCACTATCTGGTGAAGCCGCTCAACACGCTGCAACTGAGCGATATCCTCGTGCAGGCCGGCGCTCACTGA